In Deltaproteobacteria bacterium HGW-Deltaproteobacteria-6, one genomic interval encodes:
- a CDS encoding long-chain fatty acid--CoA ligase (activates fatty acids by binding to coenzyme A) — translation MAGEVSYASKPWLKSYDKGVPEKIQYEEICMPDILDRSAAKYPDRMALNFQGYTMNYKALKDMVDRFATYLAGIGIKKGDAVAIILPNMIPCVVAYYATHRLGAIVVLNNPTYSDRELEHQLNDSGSKVLITIDLLANRMIDLRPKTKVKQIIVTSIGDYLPFPVNLLFPLVGKKKGLLPAAPMKQANDVFKWKDCIASSQPNPPKAKLSFADTAMYQYTGGTTGVSKGVILTHGNISKQVQQISAWFPKFIGTYNINLGALPFFHVFGMSCAMNFSIYQAWGDVLIPKPQPPQLLEAISKFKPNFGALVPTMFIGMLNHPDMKKTDVKCFKGFFSGSAPLPVEVIHDFEKAAGSVIVEGFGMTETTPVTHTNPFEGVRKIGSIGLPISDTECRIVDLDKGEVDMPIGEPGELIIRGPQVTKGYLNQPQETASLLRDGWCYTGDIATMDQDGYFYIVDRKKDMIITGGFNVYPRDVDEAYYEHPKVLEACSIGIPDAKRGENIKLFVVLKEGETATAEELIEYGKTKLATYKLPSEIEFRKELPKSTVGKILRKELRAEEMAKRKK, via the coding sequence ATGGCTGGAGAAGTATCTTATGCGTCAAAACCATGGTTGAAGTCTTACGACAAAGGTGTTCCTGAAAAAATTCAGTACGAAGAAATTTGCATGCCCGATATTCTGGATCGATCGGCGGCCAAATATCCGGACCGCATGGCTCTGAACTTTCAGGGCTACACCATGAACTATAAAGCTCTCAAAGATATGGTAGACCGTTTCGCTACCTACCTTGCCGGCATCGGCATTAAAAAAGGCGACGCCGTCGCCATTATTCTGCCCAACATGATTCCCTGCGTAGTAGCCTATTACGCCACCCACAGACTGGGCGCTATCGTTGTTTTAAATAACCCGACCTATTCCGACCGCGAGCTTGAACATCAGCTCAACGATTCCGGATCAAAAGTCCTGATCACCATCGATCTTCTGGCAAACCGGATGATCGACTTAAGACCCAAAACAAAAGTTAAGCAAATTATTGTTACGTCGATTGGCGACTATCTGCCGTTTCCGGTCAATCTTTTATTCCCGTTGGTCGGCAAAAAGAAGGGTTTATTGCCGGCGGCGCCCATGAAACAGGCGAACGACGTATTTAAATGGAAGGATTGTATCGCGAGCTCACAACCCAATCCCCCCAAGGCGAAATTATCTTTCGCTGACACCGCCATGTATCAGTATACCGGCGGCACCACCGGTGTTTCCAAGGGGGTTATCCTGACCCACGGCAACATCAGCAAACAGGTGCAGCAGATCAGCGCCTGGTTCCCGAAGTTCATCGGCACTTATAACATCAACCTGGGCGCCCTGCCCTTCTTCCACGTTTTCGGCATGTCCTGCGCGATGAATTTTTCCATTTATCAGGCATGGGGAGATGTTTTGATTCCCAAACCGCAGCCGCCGCAGCTGCTGGAAGCCATCAGCAAATTCAAACCAAACTTCGGCGCGCTGGTTCCCACTATGTTTATCGGCATGTTGAATCATCCGGATATGAAAAAGACGGATGTAAAATGCTTTAAAGGTTTCTTCTCCGGCAGCGCTCCCCTCCCGGTGGAAGTCATTCATGATTTCGAAAAAGCGGCGGGATCGGTCATTGTGGAAGGCTTCGGCATGACGGAAACCACGCCCGTAACCCATACCAACCCGTTTGAAGGCGTCCGGAAAATCGGCTCGATCGGCCTGCCCATTTCGGACACGGAATGCCGGATTGTCGATCTGGACAAAGGCGAAGTCGACATGCCCATCGGCGAACCGGGCGAACTGATTATCCGCGGCCCGCAGGTGACCAAGGGCTATCTCAATCAGCCTCAGGAAACGGCCAGTCTCTTGCGTGACGGCTGGTGCTACACAGGCGACATCGCCACGATGGATCAGGACGGATACTTCTATATCGTCGATCGTAAGAAGGATATGATCATCACCGGTGGATTCAATGTTTATCCCAGAGATGTGGATGAAGCTTACTACGAACATCCCAAAGTTCTGGAAGCCTGTTCTATCGGCATCCCCGACGCGAAGAGAGGCGAAAACATCAAGTTGTTTGTTGTCCTGAAAGAAGGTGAAACGGCAACTGCCGAAGAACTGATTGAATACGGCAAGACAAAGCTGGCCACCTACAAGCTGCCGTCGGAAATTGAATTCCGCAAGGAACTGCCGAAATCCACGGTCGGCAAAATTCTGCGTAAGGAATTGAGAGCCGAAGAAATGGCCAAAAGGAAAAAATAA
- a CDS encoding amphi-Trp domain-containing protein produces MKKKSRDLEKTYPVAEFAAKLRRLADALENGKRFAISISGERISVPSSAIFNVEHEREGRKEEIEFQVKWINKK; encoded by the coding sequence ATGAAAAAGAAATCAAGAGATTTGGAAAAGACCTATCCCGTCGCTGAATTTGCCGCCAAACTTCGCCGTCTGGCCGATGCGCTGGAAAACGGTAAACGCTTCGCCATCAGCATTTCCGGAGAGAGAATATCAGTTCCGTCTTCGGCCATATTTAACGTGGAGCATGAACGCGAAGGGAGAAAAGAAGAAATCGAGTTTCAGGTAAAATGGATCAACAAAAAATAA
- a CDS encoding enoyl-CoA hydratase: MEYKNIIVSTKDFVTTITLNRPPMNSVNLGIREEFFDAVTAIEKSKDTRAVIITGAGEKGFSAGMDVSDIANITKGPNGNEIMNAISRSTKPYIAAINGHALGGGCETAIACHFRIMTDNPKAFIGLPEVNLGITPGWGGIQRLPRLLGKSKALDIILFSKRLSPAEALAIGLVDKVVPAADLINEATALATALAKRPPLAVAAVLDGMNVGLDKGFDAGLKLDIEWSNKLAASKDAMEGITAFLEKREPNFIGE; encoded by the coding sequence ATGGAATACAAGAACATTATCGTATCAACCAAAGACTTTGTAACAACCATCACGCTCAATCGTCCACCAATGAATTCGGTGAACCTGGGGATTCGTGAAGAATTTTTCGACGCCGTAACCGCGATCGAAAAAAGCAAGGACACCCGTGCCGTCATTATCACGGGCGCCGGTGAAAAGGGTTTTTCCGCCGGCATGGATGTCTCCGACATCGCGAACATCACGAAGGGTCCCAACGGCAACGAAATCATGAATGCCATCTCGCGTTCCACCAAACCCTATATCGCGGCCATCAACGGTCACGCGCTGGGCGGCGGCTGTGAGACGGCTATTGCCTGCCACTTCCGCATCATGACGGACAACCCCAAGGCGTTCATCGGACTGCCGGAAGTCAACCTGGGCATTACCCCCGGATGGGGCGGCATTCAGAGACTGCCGAGGCTTCTGGGAAAATCCAAAGCGCTCGACATCATCCTCTTCAGCAAGAGGCTTTCCCCTGCGGAAGCGCTGGCCATCGGTCTGGTGGATAAAGTCGTCCCGGCGGCGGATTTAATCAATGAAGCGACAGCGCTGGCCACAGCGCTGGCCAAACGGCCGCCGCTTGCCGTGGCCGCGGTCCTCGACGGCATGAACGTGGGACTGGATAAGGGTTTTGACGCAGGATTGAAGCTGGATATTGAATGGTCGAATAAACTGGCCGCCAGCAAAGACGCCATGGAGGGAATCACTGCCTTCCTGGAAAAACGCGAACCAAACTTTATCGGCGAATAA
- a CDS encoding universal stress protein — protein sequence MKILVAYAGELDVDKSALEVAKKQAKAFNATLYIASSMERVTEKERTELDKVEKRLALVKQTMEAEGIACETHILVRGLTPGEDIVEFAKDRQMDEIVIGIEKKSKVGKLFFGSNAQYIILESSCPVLCVK from the coding sequence ATGAAAATATTAGTCGCATATGCAGGTGAACTAGACGTTGATAAATCAGCCCTTGAAGTTGCCAAGAAGCAAGCCAAGGCATTTAATGCTACTCTTTATATTGCCAGTTCCATGGAACGGGTAACGGAAAAAGAACGCACGGAATTGGATAAGGTGGAAAAACGCCTGGCCCTTGTCAAACAGACAATGGAGGCCGAAGGCATCGCCTGCGAAACGCATATTCTGGTGCGCGGTTTAACGCCCGGAGAAGATATTGTCGAATTTGCAAAAGACAGGCAAATGGACGAAATCGTCATCGGCATCGAGAAAAAATCCAAGGTCGGTAAGCTGTTTTTCGGGTCCAATGCCCAGTATATTATTCTGGAATCAAGCTGCCCGGTGCTTTGCGTTAAATAA